In Zalophus californianus isolate mZalCal1 chromosome 16, mZalCal1.pri.v2, whole genome shotgun sequence, the sequence TGGGCtgctgccggggggggggggggtgggggggcgcgcCGCGGGCCGCCAGCGACGGGGTCCCCGCGGGGCTGGCGCCCGACGAGCGCAGCCTGTGGGTGTCGCGCGTGGCGCAGATCGCTGTGCTCTGCGTGCTGTCGCTCACCGTGGTCTTCGGCGTGTTCTTCCTGGGCTGCAACCTGCTCATCAAGTCGGAGAGCATGATCAACTTTCTG encodes:
- the LOC118356385 gene encoding reprimo-like protein; its protein translation is MNATFLNHSGLEAAGALGGSGGAALGNRSHGLGSWLGCCRGGGGWGGAPRAASDGVPAGLAPDERSLWVSRVAQIAVLCVLSLTVVFGVFFLGCNLLIKSESMINFLVQERRPSKDVGAAILGLY